A single Xenopus laevis strain J_2021 chromosome 3S, Xenopus_laevis_v10.1, whole genome shotgun sequence DNA region contains:
- the eif3j.S gene encoding eukaryotic translation initiation factor 3 subunit J, whose product MAENDSWDADDFEAEDLNQKGAASGPVIVKDRWEGEDEEEDVKDNWDDEEEAQDATKQEPQKTELKVPEKKKLQEKIKEKENLQKKRKEELKKQALESSNLPEITPEEQLAEKLRQQKLQEDSDLELAKEAFGVNVPVTGIDAMNPSTREDFTEFGKLLKEKITQYERSLYYPGFLEALVRDVCLSLEVEDLKKINSSLTVLCFEKQKQEKQQTKTKKKKKGVVPGGGLKGNMKDYLEDYGGMDEGYGREFDDFM is encoded by the exons ATGGCGGAGAACGACAGCTGGG ATGCTGATGACTTTGAGGCAGAAGATCTAAATCAAAAGGGTGCTGCGTCAGGCCCCGTGATAGTAAAGGATCGCTGGGAGGGAGAGGATGAAGAGGAAGATGTTAAG GATAATTGGGACGATGAAGAGGAGGCACAGGATGCAACTAAACAAGAGCCACAGAAAACAG AGCTGAAGGTTCCAGAAAAGAAGAAattacaagaaaaaataaaagaaaaagagaactTGCAGAAAAAGAGGAAGGAAGAACTGAAAAAGCAG GCATTGGAGTCTTCAAACCTACCGGAGATCACTCCAGAGGAACAGTTGGCAGAAAAGCTTCGCCAACAGAAGTTACAGGAGGATTCTGACTTAGAATTAGCAAAGGAGGCTTTTG GAGTCAATGTTCCGGTTACTGGAATAGATGCCATGAATCCGTCCACACGAGAAGACTTTACGGAATTTGGGAAGCTCCTTAAAGAAAAGATAACCCAGTATGAGAGATCGTTATATTACCCTGGCTTCCTGGAGGCCCTTGTGCGGGACGTGTGCCTCTCGT tGGAAGTTGAAGATCTCAAAAAAATCAACAGTTCCCTAACAGTGCTGTGCTTTGAGAAACAAAAGCAAGAGAAG CAGCAAActaaaaccaaaaagaaaaagaagggagTTGTTCCAGGAGGAGGATTAAAAGGCAACATGAAGGATTATCTAGAAGATTATGGGGGCATGGATGAGGGCTATGGACGAGAGTTTGACGATTTCATGTGA